A genomic window from Aethina tumida isolate Nest 87 chromosome 4, icAetTumi1.1, whole genome shotgun sequence includes:
- the LOC109596060 gene encoding acylphosphatase-1-like: MSLKLVSWEFEIFGKVQGVFFRKCTQKQAKLLGITGWIKNTSRGTVKGVIEGPTKKIEEIQTWLQTQGSPKSNIVKALFHNKQEICNRNFDTFAIKY; this comes from the exons ATGTCTTTGAAACTTGTATCATGGGAATTTGAGATATTTGGAAAAGTGCAAGGGGtgttttttagaaaatgtacTCAAAAACAAGCCAAATTACTTGGAATTACAGGGTGGATCAAGAACACTTCCAGGGGAACAGTTAAAG GAGTCATTGAAGGCCCaaccaaaaaaattgaagaaatccaAACATGGCTACAAACTCAAGGGAGCCCAAAGTCCAATATTGTGAAAGCTCTATTTCATAACAAGCAAGAAATTTGTAACAGAAACTTTGACACttttgcaataaaatattaa